From Salvelinus sp. IW2-2015 linkage group LG18, ASM291031v2, whole genome shotgun sequence, a single genomic window includes:
- the kcnh6b gene encoding voltage-gated inwardly rectifying potassium channel KCNH6, producing MRADWGAQGGEVHVTTNLQLCQLNSTSDSDLMKTWGTANRAPPPFKPDMLSPPASRVELLSPAKVKERTQNVTDKVTQVLSLGADVLPEYKIEAPVTHAWTMLHYSPVKAAWDWVILLLVLYTALFTPYSAAFLLDERGDSLRRRCGYTCNPLNVVDLMVDVLFIVDIGINFRTTFVNPNDEVVTQPWKIAVHYLKGWFAIDLVAALPFDLLIFRSGSDEMATLIGLLKTARLLRLVRVARKLDRYSEYGAAVLFLLMCTFVLIAHWLACIWYAVGYVERPYTETGWLDNLAEQLGKAYNASEPGSGPSAKDYYITALYFTFSSLTSVGFGNVSPNTNSEKLFSICVMVIGSLMYASIFGNVSAIIQRLYSGTTRYHTQMLRVKEFIRFHQIPSGLRNRLEEYFQHAWSYTNGIDMNAVLKGFPECLQADICLHLNRSLLQNCKAFRGGSKACLRALAMCFKTVHAPPGDTLIHSGDILNSLFFVTRGTIQVTHDDVVVAILGKNDIFGEPIHMYAEPGKSNSDVRAITYCDLHRIQRDDLLEVLDIYPGFADNFWANLEFTFDLRDADQVPPILLADDSGDDCGYSRSKPRHRGHSLDCRNGPDGMDQDDPYPYRQRHSVPQPPWEEGCSCESPCSQSSEDLNKPLTQGGKVELYPPDDDWLEYSPSVVRLKPPSGATVGREAPMDRAQPATSNLSPNMSGYVQYWPERQSVQYSNRQWRSSSVRTSYHPPPFTEERPSELESRLELLQSQLNRLEIQMTADINVILQLLQRQXTPVPPAYSTVSAIDSPGLYGTGAPVLHTMYQIPPIQMDNQASTQSSAQPDLKLPLKSQESLSSGIHLTVESDDTMSVTPEMEPTVSLSSQPTVKRSLSLMETSRLSGSLRFPSLPGKLDASGQAEIQKHLSDPVLSVT from the exons GTTCTGTCTCTGGGTGCTGACGTCCTGCCGGAGTACAAAATCGAGGCCCCGGTCACCCACGCATGGACCATGctgcactacagccccgtcaaagCGGCGTGGGATTGGGTTATCCTGCTCCTGGTCCTCTACACAGCCCTCTTCACCCCCTACTCGGCCGCCTTCCTATTGGATGAGCGTGGGGACTCGCTGCGGCGGCGTTGCGGCTATACCTGCAATCCACTAAATGTGGTGGACCTCATGGTGGATGTGCTGTTCATCGTGGATATCGGGATCAACTTTCGCACAACGTTCGTCAACCCCAACGACGAGGTGGTGACCCAGCCGTGGAAGATCGCTGTGCATTACCTCAAGGGGTGGTTTGCCATCGACCTGGTGGCCGCCCTACCCTTYGACCTGCTTATCTTCCGCTCAGGGTCTGACGAG ATGGCCACCTTGATTGGCCTGCTGAAAACAGCGCGGCTACTTCGGTTGGTTCGTGTGGCRCGGAAGCTCGACCGCTACTCGGAGTACGGGGCCGCTGTCCTCTTTCTGCTCATGTGCACCTTTGTGCTCATCGCCCATTGGCTGGCCTGTATCTGGTACGCTGTTGGCTACGTGGAGAGGCCCTACACTGAGACGGGTTGGCTGGACAACCTGGCTGAGCAGCTKGGCAAGGCGTACAACGCAAGTGAACCTGGCTCGGGTCCGTCCGCTAAGGACTattacatcactgcactctacttTACCTTCAGCAGCTTGACCAGTGTGGGCTTTGGGAACGTCTCCCCCAACACCAACTCAGAGAAGCTCTTCTCCATCTGTGTTATGGTTATTGGCT ctCTCATGTACGCCAGCATCTTTGGAAACGTGTCGGCMATCATCCAGCGCCTATACTCAGGGACGACGCGCTACCACACCCAGATGCTGAGGGTCAAGGAGTTTATCCGCTTCCACCAGATCCCCAGCGGGCTTCGCAACCGCCTGGAGGAGTACTTCCAGCACGCCTGGTCCTACACCAATGGCATTGACATGAATGCA GTGCTGAAGGGTTTTCCAGAGTGCTTGCAGGCTGATATATGTCTGCACCTGAACCGCAGTCTGCTGCAAAACTGCAAGGCGTTCCGGGGGGGCAGCAAGGCCTGTCTGCGGGCTCTGGCAATGTGCTTCAAGACTGTACATGCCCCACCAGGGGATACACTCATCCACTCTGGAGACATCCTCAACTCTCTCTTCTTTGTCACTCGCGGTACCATCCAGGTCACCCATGATGATGTCGTGGTGGCCATACTGG GGAAGAATGACATCTTTGGGGAGCCTATCCACATGTATGCAGAGCCAGGCAAGTCCAACTCTGACGTGCGCGCCATCACTTACTGTGACCTGCACCGGATTCAGAGGGATGACCTTCTCGAAGTTCTAGACATTTATCCAGGCTTTGCCGACAACTTTTGGGCAAACTTGGAGTTCACCTTTGACCTAAGAGAC GCTGACCAGGTCCCACCAATACTGTTGGCTGATGATTCTGGTGATGATTGTGGATACAGTCGTAGTAAGCCACGACACAGGGGACACTCGCTGGACTGTCGCAACGGTCCTG ACGGCATGGACCAGGACGACCCRTACCCCTACCGCCAACGCCATTCGGTCCCACAGCCCCCCtgggaggagggctgcagctgtGAGTCGCCTTGCTCCCAGTCCAGCGAGGACCTAAACAAGCCCCTAACCCAAGGGGGCAAGGTGGAGCTGTACCCTCCGGACGACGATTGGCTGGAATACTCCCCCTCAGTGGTGCGGCTGAAGCCCCCTAGTGGCGCCACAGTGGGCAGAGAGGCCCCCATGGACAGGGCTCAACCAG CCACTTCTAACCTCTCACCGAACATGTCTGGGTATGTTCAATACTGGCCAGAGAGGCAGTCGGTCCAGTACTCCAACAGGCAGTGGCGCTCCTCTTCGGTTCGGACCTCATACCACCCGCCCCCGTTCACAGAGGAGAGGCCCAGTGAGCTGGAGTCCCGACTGGAACTACTACAGTCACAGCTCAACAG ACTGGAGATTCAAATGACTGCCGATATCAACGTCATCCTGCAGCTGCTCCAAAGGCAGATRACGCCGGTACCGCCCGCTTACAGCACTGTGTCAGCCATAGACTCACCTGGCCTATATGGGACGGGTGCGCCAGTGTTGCACACCATGTACCAGATCCCACCCATACAGATGGACAACCAAGCATCCACGCAG AGCTCTGCCCAGCCTGACCTCAAGTTRCCCCTGAAATCCCAGGAGTCGCTGTCGAGCGGTATCCATCTGACTGTTGAGTCCGACGACACCATGTCCGTCACCCCGGAGATGGAGCCGACCGTGTCACTCTCTTCCCAGCCGACGGTCAAGCGGTCACTGTCTCTCATGGAAACGTCCAGACTAAGTGGCAGCCTCCGCTTCCCCTCATTGCCCGGGAAACTGGACGCCTCAGGGCAGGCGGAGATCCAGAAACATCTCTCAGATCCTGTGCTTTCTGTGACCTGA